Proteins from a single region of Sneathiella aquimaris:
- the efp gene encoding elongation factor P, translating to MKINGNAIRPGNVIEHKGGLWVAVKIQHTQPGKGGAYLQVELKNLRDGTKLNERFRSSETVERARLEQKAHQFLFEDGDLLTFMDTDTYEQVSLSKDLVGDKAQFLQDGMSMEIEFYEDEPLNVLLPEHITLEISETEPTVKGQTAASSYKPAILENGMRIMVPPFCSSGEKIVVNTETSEYAKRAE from the coding sequence ATGAAGATTAATGGCAATGCAATTCGCCCCGGAAATGTAATTGAACATAAAGGTGGCCTCTGGGTCGCTGTCAAAATTCAACATACGCAACCGGGTAAAGGAGGCGCCTATCTGCAGGTTGAACTAAAGAACCTGCGCGATGGGACCAAACTCAACGAACGTTTCCGTTCTTCAGAGACAGTGGAAAGAGCGCGGCTTGAGCAAAAAGCCCACCAGTTCCTGTTCGAAGATGGCGATTTGCTGACTTTCATGGACACCGACACTTACGAGCAGGTCTCCCTTTCAAAGGATCTGGTCGGTGACAAGGCTCAGTTTCTTCAGGACGGCATGTCCATGGAGATCGAGTTTTACGAAGATGAACCCCTTAATGTTCTGTTGCCTGAACATATCACTTTGGAAATTTCTGAAACAGAACCAACAGTGAAAGGTCAGACCGCAGCATCGTCTTACAAGCCTGCCATTCTGGAAAACGGAATGCGGATTATGGTGCCACCGTTCTGCAGTAGCGGCGAGAAAATCGTCGTAAATACAGAAACATCCGAATATGCAAAAAGAGCAGAATAG
- a CDS encoding CaiB/BaiF CoA transferase family protein, translating to MELLKDIRVLDLTTMVSGPVAATILADQGADVIKVEPLHGEQMRHVRSSHFGVNPMFFSCNRGKKSISLNLKSEQGKEVLWRLIETADVLIQNFRPGAIEKMGFSAEKVREKNKSLIFVSISGFGEEGPYAQKRVYDPVIQALSGAADIQGDHKTGEPHLFKLIIADKITSLTTSQAISSALYSREKTGEGQHVKISMLDSMLSFFWPEGMTGLTYDEYEVDSSKSMSAVEPIFATKDGHVTAVSIADSEWAGMCRAFGRSELIEDPRFINAIERFNHAEIRKQIVAEEIAKWTSEEILARLDAEDVPCAPILKRDELKDHPQIQTNGSIHTFNVPGYGNINQARPPAQFEQAPFDGMDLAPELGEHTASLLEELGYSKEEIDQLSEGRAVRLAE from the coding sequence GTGGAATTGTTAAAAGATATTCGAGTTCTAGATCTCACGACCATGGTTTCAGGCCCGGTCGCGGCAACTATTCTGGCCGATCAAGGGGCCGACGTAATCAAGGTGGAGCCTTTGCATGGAGAGCAGATGCGCCATGTTCGGTCGTCGCATTTCGGTGTCAACCCGATGTTCTTTTCCTGTAATCGGGGTAAAAAATCAATTTCATTGAACCTGAAATCTGAACAGGGGAAAGAAGTTCTGTGGCGTCTGATCGAAACTGCCGACGTCTTAATTCAAAATTTCCGTCCCGGTGCAATTGAAAAAATGGGTTTTTCTGCGGAAAAAGTGCGGGAGAAGAACAAATCGCTTATCTTTGTCTCGATCAGTGGGTTTGGTGAAGAAGGACCCTATGCTCAAAAACGCGTTTACGATCCGGTTATTCAGGCCTTGTCAGGGGCGGCAGATATTCAGGGCGATCATAAAACGGGCGAGCCTCATCTTTTCAAATTGATTATCGCAGATAAAATCACGTCCCTTACAACATCGCAGGCTATTTCTTCAGCTCTCTATTCACGGGAGAAAACAGGGGAAGGCCAGCACGTTAAAATCTCGATGCTGGATAGCATGCTTTCTTTCTTCTGGCCGGAGGGGATGACAGGGCTGACATATGATGAGTATGAAGTCGACAGCTCTAAAAGTATGAGCGCGGTTGAGCCTATCTTTGCAACGAAAGATGGCCATGTTACGGCGGTGTCAATTGCCGATAGTGAATGGGCCGGGATGTGCCGGGCGTTCGGCCGGAGCGAATTGATTGAAGATCCCCGCTTTATCAACGCGATCGAGCGGTTTAATCATGCTGAAATCAGAAAGCAGATTGTTGCCGAAGAGATCGCCAAATGGACGAGCGAGGAAATCCTTGCGCGCCTGGATGCCGAAGATGTGCCCTGTGCGCCGATCCTTAAACGCGATGAATTAAAAGATCATCCGCAAATACAGACCAACGGGTCCATCCATACTTTTAACGTTCCAGGCTATGGAAATATTAATCAGGCACGGCCGCCCGCACAGTTCGAGCAAGCACCATTTGATGGTATGGACCTTGCCCCTGAACTTGGGGAGCATACGGCGTCCTTGCTTGAAGAGCTTGGATATTCGAAAGAAGAAATTGACCAGTTGTCTGAGGGCCGCGCTGTCCGGCTCGCTGAGTAA
- a CDS encoding peptidoglycan -binding protein produces MMARRRNGQRANYEIWPGFVDALTTLLLVIIFLLVVFVLAQFFLSQALSGRDAALEQLNQQVNELADLLALERQSNADLQRDLTNINITLSKSNQERDAAIIRLDTVTARALDAENKRDELTLLLSKQETKTKETEEALKAAETRIQAEKETVAANLKEIESLKRDIDALKAVRKELEDSVSKLAGKLSDKEIEIGELRDRSKELEASLNDEQERTVLAQKDIEEREIRLAELQTLYLQTQDALSEEEKISIEAKAQVELLNAQLNALREQLAKIETALETSEAKDKEQKAQIADLGKRLNLALAQKVQELQQYRSNFFGELRKVLKNRPGISVVGDRFVFQSEVLFGLGEAELGAQGRESMATFARTLLEIAKSIPDEIDWVLRVDGHTDRQPIKTARFPSNWELSIARALSVTKYLIARGVPPERLAPTGFGEFQPLDPRDDEIAFLRNRRIELKLTER; encoded by the coding sequence ATGATGGCACGCAGACGCAATGGACAACGCGCCAATTACGAAATCTGGCCAGGTTTCGTGGATGCTCTGACGACTCTTCTGCTTGTGATAATTTTCCTGCTGGTCGTTTTTGTTCTGGCACAGTTCTTTTTATCACAGGCGCTTTCCGGCCGTGACGCCGCGCTTGAACAGCTTAATCAACAAGTGAACGAACTGGCGGACTTGCTGGCATTGGAACGACAATCAAACGCTGACCTACAGCGTGATCTGACCAACATCAACATTACGCTTTCCAAATCCAATCAGGAGCGGGATGCTGCCATCATTCGGTTGGACACCGTGACAGCTCGCGCCCTTGACGCCGAAAACAAACGCGACGAACTAACCTTGTTACTTAGTAAGCAGGAAACCAAAACCAAAGAAACTGAAGAGGCCCTGAAGGCGGCGGAAACCAGAATTCAGGCCGAAAAGGAAACGGTCGCTGCGAACCTCAAGGAGATTGAAAGCCTGAAACGGGATATCGACGCGCTGAAGGCCGTTCGAAAAGAACTTGAAGACAGTGTCAGCAAGCTGGCCGGCAAACTTTCCGACAAGGAAATTGAAATTGGCGAGCTGCGCGACAGAAGCAAGGAGCTTGAAGCAAGTCTGAACGACGAACAAGAGCGGACTGTTCTTGCGCAAAAAGATATTGAAGAGCGTGAAATCCGACTTGCAGAATTACAAACCCTCTATCTTCAAACGCAGGATGCGCTTAGCGAAGAAGAAAAAATATCGATCGAGGCCAAGGCTCAGGTGGAGCTTCTCAATGCACAGCTTAATGCTCTAAGGGAGCAGCTTGCTAAAATTGAAACCGCTTTAGAGACTTCAGAAGCAAAGGATAAAGAACAAAAAGCACAGATTGCGGATCTTGGAAAACGGCTTAATCTTGCGCTTGCCCAGAAAGTTCAGGAACTCCAGCAATATCGCTCCAATTTTTTCGGTGAATTGCGCAAAGTGTTGAAAAATCGCCCCGGCATTAGCGTGGTTGGCGACAGATTTGTCTTCCAGTCCGAAGTCCTGTTTGGTCTGGGAGAGGCTGAACTGGGAGCACAGGGGCGCGAAAGCATGGCAACCTTTGCCCGAACACTTTTGGAAATTGCAAAATCCATCCCCGATGAAATTGATTGGGTCCTCCGTGTAGACGGTCATACGGATCGCCAACCCATCAAAACAGCTCGATTTCCGTCAAACTGGGAGTTGTCTATCGCTCGGGCTTTGTCTGTGACGAAGTACCTCATCGCCCGCGGTGTTCCGCCAGAACGGCTGGCACCCACCGGGTTTGGTGAGTTCCAACCCCTCGATCCTCGTGACGATGAAATTGCCTTTTTAAGAAACCGGCGGATCGAACTGAAACTGACGGAACGCTAG
- a CDS encoding OmpA family protein yields MANVKRRTSQTLKRSRLLATSALAISLFISLPAHSQTVVIGGPGGASVQVNMGAVYPQQPPLYQSVPSPAGAPLQDYSKSSRIVDGDEVIQLVPPGSRPKRKSAAKAPPRKKQIAKKVETVEKKPEPTEKPVVQMKKLSEKKEETVAEKPTKNIEKTVATPKQTTAKTETETPAVKKPSNQEAVATKTTDVAAKPVQEVMPKKSSSPNATDMTSSNETTAAKTTPEQKVVEAPSVKDDQKDMQVAAIEPQKSIDPAAKKVVPEMQTPPANSTELKQIFFSPDTSTLPSSAEADLKKLAEQISSSEDRVQLLSFADAGSNSAARRLSLGRALVVRSKLMKLGVPNNRIEVRALGKPTDGSAPDRVDLIVIAR; encoded by the coding sequence ATGGCGAATGTCAAAAGACGAACGTCCCAGACGTTGAAACGTAGTCGTTTGCTGGCCACATCCGCTCTTGCAATTTCACTTTTCATCTCTTTACCTGCACACTCTCAAACCGTTGTCATTGGCGGCCCCGGCGGTGCTTCCGTTCAGGTTAACATGGGCGCCGTCTACCCGCAGCAGCCCCCCCTTTACCAATCGGTCCCCTCACCCGCAGGCGCGCCGCTTCAGGACTATTCCAAGAGCAGCCGGATTGTCGATGGCGACGAAGTCATTCAGTTGGTTCCGCCAGGAAGCCGGCCCAAAAGGAAATCAGCGGCAAAGGCACCGCCTCGTAAAAAACAAATCGCCAAAAAAGTTGAAACGGTTGAAAAAAAGCCTGAACCAACTGAAAAACCTGTGGTTCAGATGAAGAAGCTGTCTGAGAAAAAAGAAGAAACTGTTGCAGAAAAGCCAACAAAAAATATCGAAAAAACAGTAGCAACCCCAAAACAAACAACGGCAAAAACCGAAACAGAGACACCAGCGGTTAAGAAGCCTTCAAATCAGGAGGCAGTGGCGACGAAAACAACGGACGTCGCTGCAAAACCGGTACAGGAAGTCATGCCTAAGAAAAGCAGCTCGCCAAATGCGACTGACATGACTTCAAGCAATGAGACCACGGCCGCAAAAACAACACCAGAGCAAAAAGTTGTAGAGGCACCGTCAGTTAAAGACGACCAGAAAGACATGCAGGTCGCCGCGATCGAGCCACAAAAATCGATAGACCCTGCCGCCAAGAAGGTCGTACCTGAAATGCAGACGCCGCCTGCGAATTCGACAGAACTGAAACAAATTTTCTTTTCGCCGGATACATCGACCCTTCCAAGTTCAGCAGAGGCCGATCTAAAAAAACTGGCGGAGCAAATTTCATCCTCTGAAGACCGGGTTCAACTGCTTTCCTTCGCTGACGCTGGCAGCAACAGTGCTGCCCGGCGTTTATCCCTTGGGCGTGCTTTGGTTGTCCGCTCCAAACTCATGAAACTGGGCGTCCCAAATAATCGGATTGAGGTTAGGGCTCTTGGTAAACCAACAGATGGATCCGCCCCTGATCGGGTCGACCTTATAGTGATAGCGCGGTAA
- a CDS encoding class I fructose-bisphosphate aldolase, translating into MTEILMEDLALQLVERSKGILAADESTGTIKKRFDTIGVENTEENRRDYREMLFTAKGVSDYISGAILYDETLRQQASDGRSIPQLLEEQGIIPGIKVDMGAKPLAFSDGEKVTEGLDGLRERLADYYQLGARFAKWRAVIEINDGLPSTYCIETNAHALARYAALCQEANIVPIVEPEVLMDGFHSIDECYAVTETALKSVFDELYKQRVVLEQMLLKPNMIVSGLQCPEQAEEDEVSAKTIYCFEQTVPASVPGIVFLSGGQSEEQATANLNKINQSGSHPWELSYSFGRALQTSALSTWQGKKENVDAAQAAFIKRCKLTSLARDGELSEETN; encoded by the coding sequence ATGACTGAAATCCTAATGGAAGATTTGGCCCTCCAACTGGTCGAACGCAGCAAAGGTATTCTTGCCGCGGATGAAAGTACAGGAACCATCAAAAAACGGTTTGACACGATCGGTGTTGAAAACACTGAGGAAAATCGCCGTGATTACCGGGAAATGTTATTCACGGCTAAGGGTGTTTCCGACTATATCAGCGGCGCCATCCTGTATGACGAAACATTGCGACAACAAGCAAGTGACGGACGCTCTATCCCTCAACTTCTTGAAGAGCAAGGCATCATTCCGGGTATCAAAGTTGATATGGGTGCCAAGCCGCTGGCGTTTTCCGATGGTGAAAAAGTTACCGAAGGCTTGGATGGCTTGCGGGAAAGATTGGCCGATTATTACCAACTTGGCGCCCGTTTTGCCAAATGGCGCGCTGTTATTGAAATCAATGACGGGCTTCCCAGCACATATTGTATTGAAACGAATGCTCATGCTTTGGCACGATACGCCGCCCTGTGCCAGGAGGCCAATATCGTCCCGATCGTCGAGCCAGAAGTATTGATGGATGGATTTCACTCAATTGACGAATGTTATGCAGTGACAGAAACCGCCCTTAAATCAGTTTTCGACGAATTGTATAAGCAGCGGGTTGTACTTGAACAAATGCTTCTTAAGCCGAACATGATTGTATCCGGCCTGCAATGCCCCGAGCAGGCGGAGGAAGATGAAGTCAGTGCCAAAACAATTTATTGCTTTGAACAAACCGTTCCCGCTTCAGTTCCCGGTATCGTCTTCCTGTCAGGCGGTCAATCCGAAGAGCAGGCAACAGCAAACCTCAATAAGATCAATCAATCCGGTTCGCATCCATGGGAGCTGAGTTACTCTTTTGGGCGTGCCTTGCAAACATCTGCACTATCAACCTGGCAGGGTAAAAAAGAAAATGTAGACGCCGCTCAGGCCGCGTTTATCAAGCGATGCAAATTAACCAGCCTGGCAAGAGACGGCGAGCTTTCTGAAGAAACCAACTGA
- the thiE gene encoding thiamine phosphate synthase, with amino-acid sequence MDDFENAFSEAASGGDIACFQLRLKMADKAEIAAATERLMPIAERYGIAFLINDNPALAKELGTDGVHIGQEDMPYNEARQIVGDDMIVGVTCHDSRHLAMEAAERGADYVAFGAFYPTTTKVAKTAAEPEILQWWTSLCEIPCVAIGGITVDNAVPLIKSGADFLAISSGVWQHSEGPAHAVEALNRIIDNRSAT; translated from the coding sequence TTGGACGACTTTGAGAACGCATTTTCAGAGGCCGCGTCCGGTGGGGATATTGCTTGTTTTCAACTTCGTTTAAAAATGGCGGATAAGGCTGAAATTGCGGCAGCAACCGAACGCCTGATGCCCATCGCAGAACGTTATGGCATTGCGTTTCTGATTAACGACAATCCGGCCCTTGCAAAGGAACTGGGAACGGACGGGGTGCATATTGGTCAGGAAGATATGCCCTATAATGAAGCCCGGCAGATTGTTGGAGACGACATGATCGTTGGTGTTACCTGCCACGACTCACGCCACCTGGCTATGGAAGCTGCGGAACGGGGGGCTGACTATGTTGCCTTCGGGGCTTTTTATCCCACGACAACAAAAGTAGCGAAAACTGCGGCAGAACCTGAGATTCTGCAATGGTGGACCTCCCTTTGTGAGATCCCCTGTGTTGCGATTGGCGGGATAACTGTTGACAATGCGGTTCCACTCATTAAAAGCGGGGCAGATTTCCTCGCAATTTCCAGTGGTGTGTGGCAGCATTCTGAAGGCCCGGCCCACGCTGTTGAAGCATTGAACAGGATCATTGATAACCGCTCGGCAACCTGA
- a CDS encoding phosphoglycerate kinase — protein MTAYQTLDQLEANGKTVLVRVDLNVPMSDGKVSDFTRIDRVAPTIKELTEKGARVVLLSHFGRPKGQIVPDMSLEPVAHVMSERLGIEINFVNTCVGNEAIDAVRSTGNAGVILMENVRFFAGEEQNNADFAASLAALGDIYVNDAFSCSHRAHASTEAIARLLPAYAGRNMEAELTALSAALEVPARPVMAIVGGAKISTKLDLLFNLIEKVDNLVIGGGMANTFLNAKGVDVGASLCEHDLADTANEILAKAEAVGCDIILPEDGVLAKEFKEHAKNRTANVLEVDAEEMILDAGPATVSHICSRLADCKTLIWNGPLGAFEIEPFGTGTFAVAEVAKRQTQNNKLVSVAGGGDTVAALSRADVTDSFTYISTAGGAFLEWMEGKDLPGVKALMAQ, from the coding sequence AGACGCTTGATCAACTAGAGGCGAATGGAAAAACTGTTCTGGTTCGTGTGGATCTGAACGTTCCCATGAGCGACGGTAAAGTATCTGATTTTACCCGTATTGACAGAGTGGCTCCAACTATCAAGGAACTTACTGAAAAGGGCGCGAGGGTCGTCCTTCTCAGTCATTTTGGCCGCCCGAAAGGCCAAATTGTTCCCGACATGTCATTGGAACCGGTTGCCCATGTGATGTCAGAAAGACTAGGAATAGAAATTAATTTCGTTAATACCTGTGTGGGCAATGAAGCGATCGATGCCGTTCGCTCAACCGGTAACGCAGGTGTGATCTTGATGGAAAATGTTCGCTTCTTTGCAGGAGAGGAACAAAATAATGCTGATTTTGCAGCTTCCCTCGCGGCCCTTGGCGATATCTATGTTAATGACGCCTTTTCGTGTTCTCACCGGGCTCATGCCTCGACTGAGGCCATAGCGCGTTTACTACCAGCCTATGCTGGCCGAAACATGGAAGCCGAATTAACGGCCCTTTCAGCGGCACTTGAAGTTCCGGCCCGGCCCGTAATGGCCATAGTGGGCGGTGCAAAAATCTCGACAAAACTGGACTTACTTTTTAATCTGATTGAAAAGGTCGACAATCTTGTGATCGGCGGCGGAATGGCGAATACGTTCCTGAACGCAAAAGGTGTCGATGTTGGTGCGTCTCTGTGTGAACATGATCTTGCGGACACGGCCAATGAGATCCTTGCGAAAGCTGAAGCCGTTGGGTGCGACATTATCTTGCCCGAGGATGGCGTTTTGGCAAAAGAGTTCAAAGAGCATGCAAAAAACCGGACAGCAAATGTCCTGGAAGTCGACGCCGAGGAAATGATCCTTGATGCGGGGCCTGCGACTGTCTCGCATATCTGCTCACGTTTGGCCGATTGCAAAACCCTGATTTGGAATGGCCCGCTTGGCGCCTTTGAAATCGAACCATTTGGCACGGGAACCTTTGCCGTTGCGGAAGTCGCCAAACGGCAGACACAAAATAATAAACTGGTATCTGTTGCGGGTGGTGGGGACACCGTCGCCGCCCTCTCCAGGGCGGATGTCACCGATAGCTTTACTTATATTTCAACGGCCGGCGGTGCCTTCCTGGAATGGATGGAAGGAAAAGATCTGCCTGGCGTCAAAGCGCTGATGGCGCAGTAA
- a CDS encoding inositol monophosphatase family protein, whose protein sequence is MARKTPLINVMETAARKAAPKLLRDFNEVENLQVSRKGPADFVSNADIAAEKTIREELSRARPDFGFKMEEGGEVPAKDGTHYWIVDPLDGTTNFLHGIPHFAISIAVMEGKELIAGVILDLTKDELFWAAKGEGAFVNGHRLRVSGRTRMADCVLSTGIPFLGRPGHEEFLREANEIMAVSAGIRRFGSAALDLAYVAAGRYDGFWEHGLSSWDMAAGIVIVREAGGLVSQIDGGEKMLEKGDILATNSGINSPMKDILRKARKKR, encoded by the coding sequence ATGGCCCGCAAAACACCCCTTATTAACGTTATGGAAACTGCTGCCCGCAAGGCGGCTCCAAAACTCCTTCGCGATTTTAACGAAGTCGAGAATTTGCAGGTTTCCAGAAAGGGCCCTGCAGATTTTGTTAGCAATGCCGACATTGCTGCAGAAAAAACCATCCGCGAGGAACTGAGCCGGGCCCGTCCTGACTTCGGTTTCAAGATGGAAGAAGGGGGTGAAGTCCCGGCAAAAGACGGAACTCACTACTGGATCGTTGATCCTTTGGATGGAACCACAAATTTCTTGCATGGCATTCCTCACTTTGCCATCTCGATTGCCGTCATGGAAGGCAAGGAACTAATCGCTGGTGTTATTCTGGATTTGACAAAAGATGAACTCTTTTGGGCTGCCAAAGGGGAGGGCGCTTTTGTGAACGGCCATCGTCTTCGGGTTTCAGGACGCACCAGAATGGCCGACTGTGTTCTTTCGACTGGTATTCCGTTCCTCGGGCGGCCGGGTCATGAAGAATTTCTGCGCGAAGCGAACGAAATCATGGCTGTTTCGGCAGGTATTCGCCGGTTTGGATCCGCTGCCCTTGATCTTGCCTATGTTGCCGCTGGCCGGTACGACGGCTTCTGGGAACACGGTCTGTCTTCATGGGATATGGCGGCAGGTATTGTCATCGTTCGAGAAGCAGGCGGCCTTGTAAGTCAGATTGATGGTGGCGAAAAAATGCTGGAAAAAGGCGATATTCTTGCCACTAATAGCGGAATCAACAGTCCAATGAAGGACATATTGCGTAAAGCTCGTAAAAAACGCTAA
- a CDS encoding flagellar motor protein MotA yields the protein MTTLPGLNTSGDVRTPKINKPRRHLIRMLIFIAIVAGISVFLFGPAEKAFYANPYLNGLIFAVLFFGIGFIFRQVFMLNREINWSESLKKTEGGMSLQSSPVLLSPLATIIRESNGPLRLTAVTMNTLLDSISARLEEGRDISRYMINVLIFLGLLGTFWGLLETVSSVGAAISTLNVGDGDFTAIFDELKKGLERPLDGMAIAFSSSLFGLSGSLVLGFLDMQAGQAQNRFYTDLEEWLTSITRFSSAGPAGISDGDQSVPAYVSALLEQTAESLDSLQRTLARNEDRRHSGENAMNSVSEKLAALTDQMRAEQDLMVKLVEGQMELKPVLQRMAQVQEQGGLDQASRNHLRNLDVYMARLLEDIADGRNQITQEIRSDIKLLTRTIAAIAEEDRRS from the coding sequence ATGACAACACTTCCAGGATTAAATACGTCAGGAGACGTGAGAACACCGAAGATAAACAAGCCCCGTCGCCACCTTATTCGCATGCTGATTTTCATCGCGATTGTAGCCGGGATCTCTGTGTTCCTGTTTGGACCCGCAGAAAAAGCCTTTTACGCCAATCCTTATCTGAACGGTCTTATCTTTGCTGTTCTGTTCTTTGGTATCGGCTTTATTTTTCGGCAGGTCTTTATGCTCAACCGGGAAATCAATTGGTCCGAAAGCCTGAAGAAAACAGAGGGCGGGATGTCTCTGCAGTCGTCTCCTGTTTTACTATCCCCACTTGCGACCATTATTCGGGAAAGCAATGGTCCGTTACGCTTGACAGCGGTTACCATGAACACCTTGCTGGACAGCATCAGCGCTCGCCTTGAGGAAGGTCGAGATATCTCCAGGTACATGATCAATGTATTGATTTTCCTGGGACTGCTCGGCACATTTTGGGGCCTTCTTGAAACGGTCTCCTCTGTTGGCGCCGCAATATCCACTTTGAATGTGGGTGACGGAGATTTTACAGCGATCTTTGATGAGCTGAAAAAGGGACTGGAACGACCTCTCGATGGGATGGCGATTGCTTTTTCATCTTCATTGTTCGGTTTGTCTGGGTCTTTGGTACTGGGATTTCTGGACATGCAGGCCGGACAGGCACAAAACCGGTTCTATACAGATCTGGAAGAATGGCTGACATCAATCACCCGATTTTCCTCTGCTGGCCCCGCCGGGATTTCAGATGGGGACCAAAGTGTCCCGGCCTATGTCAGTGCTTTGCTGGAACAAACAGCAGAAAGTCTGGACAGCCTGCAACGGACGTTAGCCCGAAATGAAGATCGGCGTCATTCTGGCGAGAATGCGATGAATTCTGTCAGCGAGAAACTCGCGGCGCTAACGGATCAGATGCGCGCCGAGCAGGACCTTATGGTCAAGCTGGTCGAAGGGCAGATGGAATTAAAACCTGTCTTGCAAAGAATGGCTCAGGTTCAGGAACAGGGCGGTTTAGATCAGGCTAGCCGAAATCATTTACGCAACCTGGACGTATATATGGCCCGCCTTCTTGAAGATATCGCAGATGGGCGAAACCAGATAACGCAAGAAATTCGCAGCGATATTAAACTTCTGACGCGAACCATCGCCGCTATTGCCGAAGAAGACCGGCGCAGTTGA